A window of Aerococcus urinae contains these coding sequences:
- a CDS encoding SWIM zinc finger family protein, with protein MRLLGQEFPKKIYERGYRYYADDRVEDNYVKDQTYHFWVRGSEKYQVQLNLDPKEEVSKMTCDCPYADSGKACKHMAAAALYYQFGPYSEYAMSHHFPELDRLLSQLPRLSLLHYFKQVLLNHPQLVHDVYDSLLAREDEVADDELNVILDLFDEVDDIYYKHSQAGKIPIFKGFALIEDLTKYLNNNLNDILHHGQTLIALMLLNHVIEMVDQVEFEEEFGQAAIVINLCDQAYGSIVDYLSQEEREEGLAMLLALLNNHHSFWIDLLLPQVIGRHFDRFQERQRLLRACLYRMETLQEQFPDQDLEWYFEALFKLYQELEPSEKVVDFASRHIDYLASVDYLRRFALSYREDGGQIADKSEKYPVQILTGYLKQALVDLETAKNRSQYQRIATFLKNMDAIDGGQFVRHCFISQLEAHYPDRHALLEEFERSW; from the coding sequence ATGCGCTTACTGGGTCAAGAATTCCCTAAAAAAATCTATGAACGCGGCTATCGCTATTATGCTGATGACCGGGTAGAAGATAACTATGTCAAGGATCAAACCTATCATTTTTGGGTTAGGGGTAGTGAAAAGTATCAAGTTCAATTGAACCTAGACCCAAAAGAAGAAGTGTCAAAGATGACCTGTGACTGCCCCTATGCGGATAGTGGTAAAGCCTGCAAACACATGGCGGCAGCGGCTTTGTATTATCAATTCGGACCCTATAGTGAATATGCCATGAGTCATCACTTCCCTGAATTGGACCGCTTGCTTTCCCAATTGCCTAGATTAAGCTTGCTCCACTACTTTAAGCAAGTCCTTCTTAACCATCCTCAACTTGTTCATGATGTTTATGATAGCCTCTTAGCAAGAGAAGATGAAGTTGCCGATGACGAGTTAAATGTTATTCTTGATTTATTTGATGAGGTCGATGACATTTACTATAAACATAGTCAGGCTGGCAAAATCCCTATTTTTAAAGGCTTTGCTTTAATTGAAGACTTGACAAAGTATTTGAACAACAACCTTAATGACATCCTCCACCATGGTCAGACCCTTATTGCTCTGATGCTATTAAACCATGTCATTGAAATGGTCGACCAGGTTGAATTTGAAGAGGAATTTGGGCAAGCCGCGATTGTGATCAACCTCTGCGACCAGGCTTATGGATCAATTGTGGATTATCTCAGCCAGGAAGAGCGCGAAGAAGGGCTAGCCATGCTACTGGCTCTATTAAACAACCATCATAGTTTCTGGATTGACCTCCTCCTTCCCCAAGTAATTGGCCGTCATTTTGACCGTTTCCAAGAGCGTCAACGGCTATTGAGAGCTTGTTTGTATCGTATGGAGACCTTGCAAGAGCAGTTTCCCGACCAAGACTTAGAATGGTATTTTGAAGCTCTGTTTAAACTCTATCAAGAATTAGAGCCTAGTGAGAAAGTGGTCGACTTTGCTAGCCGACATATAGATTACCTAGCTAGTGTCGATTATTTGCGCCGTTTTGCCCTTAGCTATAGAGAGGATGGCGGTCAAATCGCTGATAAGTCAGAGAAATATCCTGTCCAAATCTTAACTGGCTACCTCAAACAAGCTCTTGTTGATCTGGAAACCGCCAAGAATCGTTCACAATATCAAAGGATTGCGACTTTCCTTAAGAATATGGATGCGATCGATGGAGGCCAATTTGTTCGTCACTGCTTCATTAGTCAGTTGGAGGCTCATTATCCTGATCGCCATGCGTTATTGGAAGAGTTTGAAAGGTCTTGGTGA
- a CDS encoding type I-E CRISPR-associated protein Cse1/CasA, translating into MAKFSLIDEPWIAVISKDSGENLLLSLRDVFEQAPSLNQLAGDSKTQDFAVLRLLLAILQTVYSRMNASGQPYDQVELADRYQQMTDVDEFDEDDYVENLEETWQSIWEEGEFTEAVNNYLTAWHDHFYLFDDQYPFFQVTQADIAGDKISKSKASSIQAKNINRTISESGNKIALFSPSYGENKEILKADQVARWLLTFQGYSGLSDKVIFGKEKYKASKGWLFDIGGLYLGGRNLFETLWLNTVLVHPREGYRLNRQKPCWEFSGSEIIDQYFSSDNCDNLAELYSNWSRAIYIDPMTDLNKPFAFEVVKLPEINHVDNFLEPMTVWRKNASGENKGRYTPRKHVVGQSLWRSFGLVLPSNSKKEEGEGESHRPEIITWFDYLDDITDSLLDNYPLTIYAVSMQDDGNATSWVPTDEIYDELKIDDQVAADLSSAGWIPRINDTVTETKEIIERTFRYFLMEIKDFRNMDGNHFIDQNIEELYFLIDLPFRDWLIEIKPEDAKDEKIIQWRQTLRKIVMDKINHIVKEAGPRDYKGKVYEAKDGQSYIKNIATAYNTVTYFINKKLSVREDRND; encoded by the coding sequence GTGGCTAAGTTTAGTTTAATTGATGAGCCTTGGATCGCTGTCATTAGTAAAGATAGTGGAGAAAATTTACTGCTTTCTCTACGTGATGTTTTCGAACAAGCACCAAGTCTAAATCAGCTAGCTGGAGATAGTAAAACGCAAGATTTTGCTGTCCTACGGCTATTGCTTGCTATCTTACAGACAGTATATTCGCGAATGAATGCTAGTGGTCAACCCTATGACCAAGTAGAGTTAGCGGATCGCTATCAACAAATGACAGATGTTGATGAGTTTGATGAAGATGATTATGTTGAGAATTTAGAAGAAACCTGGCAGTCAATCTGGGAAGAGGGGGAATTCACTGAAGCGGTTAATAATTATTTAACGGCTTGGCATGACCATTTTTATCTTTTTGATGACCAATACCCGTTTTTTCAAGTGACTCAAGCTGACATTGCAGGAGATAAGATTAGTAAATCTAAAGCTAGCAGCATACAAGCTAAGAATATTAACCGTACTATATCAGAGAGTGGAAATAAAATAGCTTTATTTTCACCTAGTTATGGAGAAAATAAGGAAATTCTTAAGGCTGATCAAGTAGCGCGCTGGTTGTTAACTTTTCAGGGCTATTCAGGCTTATCAGATAAAGTAATATTCGGTAAGGAAAAATATAAAGCTTCAAAAGGCTGGTTATTTGATATTGGGGGACTCTATTTAGGCGGACGAAATTTATTTGAAACTTTGTGGTTGAATACTGTTTTAGTGCATCCGCGGGAAGGATATCGGTTAAATAGACAAAAACCATGTTGGGAATTTTCTGGGTCAGAAATTATTGATCAGTATTTTTCAAGTGATAATTGTGATAATTTAGCTGAGCTTTATAGCAATTGGAGTCGGGCTATTTATATCGATCCGATGACTGATTTAAATAAGCCTTTTGCTTTTGAAGTGGTTAAGTTACCAGAAATCAATCACGTAGATAATTTCTTAGAACCGATGACCGTCTGGCGTAAAAATGCCAGTGGTGAAAATAAAGGGAGGTATACCCCCAGAAAACATGTTGTCGGACAATCCCTATGGCGGTCTTTTGGTTTAGTTCTTCCGTCGAATTCTAAAAAAGAAGAGGGAGAAGGGGAAAGCCATCGCCCAGAAATAATAACTTGGTTTGACTATCTGGATGATATTACTGATTCTCTATTGGATAATTACCCACTAACCATATACGCCGTAAGTATGCAAGATGATGGTAATGCTACTTCCTGGGTACCTACTGATGAAATTTATGATGAGCTAAAGATTGATGACCAAGTAGCTGCTGATCTCAGTTCAGCGGGGTGGATTCCTCGGATTAATGATACTGTGACAGAGACGAAAGAAATTATTGAACGTACTTTCCGTTACTTCTTAATGGAAATAAAAGATTTTAGAAATATGGATGGTAATCATTTTATCGATCAAAATATTGAGGAATTATACTTTTTGATTGACTTGCCCTTTAGAGATTGGTTAATAGAAATAAAGCCAGAAGATGCTAAAGATGAAAAGATTATTCAGTGGCGCCAAACTTTGCGAAAAATTGTTATGGACAAAATTAATCATATAGTCAAAGAAGCTGGTCCACGGGATTATAAAGGAAAGGTGTATGAAGCTAAGGACGGGCAAAGCTATATAAAAAATATCGCTACGGCCTACAACACTGTGACCTACTTTATTAATAAAAAATTAAGTGTAAGGGAGGATCGAAATGACTGA
- a CDS encoding CRISPR-associated helicase/endonuclease Cas3, with translation MISALWGKKSEKIGQFYWLPLIQHLKDTYGVAGALWEHWMSPGQKEFIQMASHTNSDGAKKLYQYLAAIHDGGKASPAFQAMPNFSHHSEDLEKLLLEKLERAGFIGISKVQLSDRQKSHHSLAGQALLIDDQINKDIASIVGAHHGKPVDSNRDYKDQLKSYGNNYFQSDNPDAPIYQTWQRAQKNIFNWALNLSGYTQVDELPEISQAGQVLLAGALIMADWIASNEHYFPLIPIDHDSVSDFSQSRLEKGFTQWKKTDLWQPHGATDIDQFYEDRFKFSPRDMQQVFSETIEASDQPGIFILEAPMGLGKTEAALAGAEQLAFKTGRSGVYFGLPTQATSNGIFPRIKDWLERVEELNGDKASLRLAHGKAALNDDFAKLAHQVDPDGGEESTIITNEWFAGRKTTALDDFVVGTVDQFLLLALKQKHLMLRHLGFSKKVVIIDEVHSYDAYMSTYLYRALEWMGAYQVPVIILSATLPADKRLEMIQSYLKGRKKQVKRIDTPDQFNTTAYPLITYTDGDTVHQETHFDDKDIKYQTVKVHKLPVMEQMDILIELVEDLLQSGGVIGIIVNTVKRAQVIAKALSKQIGEDFVELLHSNFIATERAAKENHLLQQIGKDKKRPERKVIIGTQVIEQSLDIDFDVLISDLAPMDLLIQRVGRMHRHEINRPSKHHEPVLYVLGISESLEFEKGSESVYGGYLLARTQYFLPDILNIPNDISSLVQAVYSDKTMDLNHDIQAKYEEMVLKYESYLKSKKAKAKGYLLASPDHSGKKTLVGWLKSPSTEESEERAYAQVRDSQETIEVIALKKIGSGYGTFAEEVDLSERIDDPNVAKEIAKETLRLPYQLSYLYNDIIDKNINFLERYNLKYLSEWQEQSWLKGSLGIIFDENHEFVINDYKLMYDQKYGLICERM, from the coding sequence ATGATTTCTGCCTTGTGGGGCAAAAAAAGCGAAAAGATTGGACAGTTTTATTGGCTTCCTTTAATTCAACACTTAAAGGATACTTATGGCGTAGCTGGAGCACTTTGGGAACACTGGATGAGTCCGGGTCAAAAAGAATTTATTCAAATGGCCTCTCACACTAATAGTGATGGGGCTAAAAAACTCTATCAATATCTTGCTGCAATCCATGATGGGGGCAAGGCTAGTCCCGCTTTTCAGGCTATGCCCAACTTTTCTCATCATTCAGAAGACCTTGAAAAGTTATTGTTAGAAAAGCTAGAGAGAGCTGGGTTTATAGGGATAAGTAAGGTGCAGTTATCCGATCGTCAGAAAAGCCATCATAGTTTGGCCGGCCAGGCCCTTCTGATAGATGATCAAATTAATAAGGATATCGCTTCGATTGTTGGGGCCCACCACGGCAAGCCAGTAGATTCTAATCGAGACTATAAAGATCAGTTAAAATCCTATGGAAATAACTATTTCCAAAGTGATAATCCAGATGCACCTATTTACCAAACCTGGCAAAGGGCACAAAAAAATATTTTTAACTGGGCTTTAAATTTATCTGGTTATACCCAGGTGGATGAACTTCCTGAGATTAGTCAAGCAGGACAAGTGTTGTTAGCGGGAGCCCTAATTATGGCTGACTGGATTGCTAGTAATGAACATTATTTTCCTTTAATTCCAATTGATCATGACTCCGTTTCTGATTTCTCTCAAAGTCGACTGGAAAAAGGATTTACTCAGTGGAAGAAGACTGATCTCTGGCAGCCTCATGGAGCTACTGATATTGATCAATTTTATGAAGATCGTTTTAAGTTTTCTCCGCGAGACATGCAGCAGGTATTCTCAGAAACCATTGAAGCAAGTGATCAACCAGGGATATTTATTTTAGAAGCGCCAATGGGACTAGGTAAGACAGAAGCTGCTCTAGCAGGAGCAGAGCAATTAGCCTTTAAAACTGGTCGTTCTGGTGTGTATTTTGGTTTGCCTACTCAAGCAACGTCAAATGGTATTTTCCCTCGTATAAAAGATTGGTTAGAAAGAGTTGAAGAACTTAATGGCGATAAAGCGTCCCTCCGCTTAGCTCACGGAAAGGCAGCACTGAATGATGACTTTGCCAAGCTAGCGCATCAAGTTGACCCTGATGGTGGGGAAGAGAGTACGATTATTACCAATGAATGGTTTGCCGGGCGAAAAACAACCGCTTTAGATGATTTTGTCGTTGGTACTGTCGATCAGTTTCTCCTATTAGCACTTAAGCAAAAACATTTGATGCTTCGTCACCTGGGCTTTAGTAAGAAAGTTGTTATCATCGATGAAGTCCATTCTTACGATGCATATATGAGTACTTATTTATATCGAGCTCTTGAATGGATGGGGGCCTACCAGGTGCCTGTTATTATTCTTTCGGCTACTTTGCCAGCGGATAAACGCTTAGAAATGATACAATCCTATCTAAAGGGACGAAAGAAACAGGTAAAAAGAATTGATACACCTGACCAATTTAATACAACTGCTTATCCCTTAATCACTTATACTGATGGAGATACCGTCCATCAAGAAACCCATTTTGATGATAAAGATATTAAATATCAGACTGTAAAGGTTCATAAATTACCTGTGATGGAGCAAATGGATATTCTCATAGAATTAGTGGAAGATCTACTTCAATCCGGAGGAGTCATTGGTATTATTGTGAATACTGTTAAACGAGCTCAAGTGATAGCAAAAGCTCTTTCCAAGCAGATAGGGGAAGATTTCGTTGAATTGCTCCATTCTAATTTTATTGCGACTGAACGTGCTGCTAAGGAAAACCACCTCCTTCAGCAAATTGGTAAGGATAAAAAACGTCCAGAAAGAAAGGTAATTATTGGTACTCAAGTCATTGAACAATCTTTAGATATCGATTTTGATGTACTAATTAGTGATTTAGCTCCTATGGACTTACTAATTCAGAGGGTTGGCCGTATGCACCGTCATGAAATTAACCGGCCTAGTAAACATCATGAGCCCGTGCTTTATGTTTTAGGAATCAGTGAATCTTTAGAATTTGAAAAAGGATCAGAATCGGTGTACGGTGGCTATCTTTTAGCTAGGACACAATACTTTTTGCCAGATATATTAAATATTCCAAATGATATTTCTTCTTTAGTACAAGCCGTTTATAGTGATAAAACCATGGATTTAAATCATGACATTCAAGCTAAATATGAAGAAATGGTTTTGAAGTATGAAAGCTACCTTAAAAGTAAAAAAGCCAAAGCAAAAGGGTATTTACTCGCTTCTCCTGATCATAGTGGTAAAAAAACTTTAGTTGGATGGTTAAAAAGTCCCTCTACTGAGGAAAGTGAAGAAAGGGCTTATGCTCAAGTTCGTGATAGTCAAGAGACTATTGAGGTGATTGCACTTAAGAAAATTGGTAGTGGTTATGGTACTTTTGCTGAAGAAGTGGATCTTTCTGAAAGAATAGACGATCCAAATGTAGCTAAAGAAATTGCCAAAGAAACACTGCGTTTACCTTATCAATTGAGCTACTTATATAATGATATAATTGATAAAAATATTAATTTTTTAGAAAGATATAATCTTAAATATCTATCAGAATGGCAAGAACAAAGCTGGTTAAAGGGTAGCTTAGGTATTATATTTGATGAAAATCATGAATTTGTAATCAATGATTATAAATTAATGTATGATCAAAAATATGGTTTGATTTGTGAAAGGATGTGA
- the brnQ gene encoding branched-chain amino acid transport system II carrier protein yields the protein MSKIALNWKERLIIALMLFGLFFGAGNIIFPVSLGQQAAGNVGLAVTGFNITAVGLPLLAIAAMGFSETESVFQIANKVNRPFAYFFTIALYLTIGPLFATPRLATVSYEVGITDFVPDHLETPALFLYSALFFLLVLCFSLRPSKIIEWVGKYLTPAFLILLGVILVRALFDTGSFRQVLYPTPAYQMAPLAMGLLEGYNTMDSLAGLAFGIIIIQSIRDFGIQQPRQISREVMTSGSLSILLMAFIYIALALLGTHSLQFIPLSVNGGQALSLITRHYFGLAGQVLLAVMITVACLKTAIGLVVALAETFATFHFFNLKQKHWTIIACLLAFLVANIGFDAILSLSLPVLMLLYPLACVLILLSLLPQSWQSPALYQVTMAVTFIPACLDFIKASPDFISQSALGSTLTQWASHYLPFFDLGFAWLLPATITIVLCLIGQKISKTTT from the coding sequence ATGTCTAAAATTGCTTTAAATTGGAAAGAGCGGCTGATCATCGCTCTCATGCTCTTTGGTCTTTTCTTTGGGGCAGGGAATATCATCTTCCCCGTCTCTTTAGGTCAACAAGCAGCCGGCAATGTGGGACTGGCTGTGACCGGTTTTAACATTACGGCGGTCGGCTTACCCTTACTCGCCATTGCGGCTATGGGCTTTTCAGAAACCGAATCCGTCTTCCAAATCGCCAATAAGGTCAACCGCCCCTTCGCCTATTTCTTTACCATTGCCCTCTATCTCACTATCGGGCCACTCTTTGCCACACCGCGTTTAGCCACCGTTTCCTACGAGGTCGGTATCACTGATTTTGTCCCGGACCATCTAGAAACTCCCGCCCTATTCTTATATTCGGCGCTCTTCTTCCTTTTGGTCCTATGCTTTAGTTTACGCCCCTCTAAGATCATTGAATGGGTGGGTAAATACTTAACCCCAGCCTTTCTAATCCTACTGGGTGTCATCTTAGTCCGAGCCCTCTTTGACACCGGCAGCTTTCGCCAGGTGCTCTATCCTACCCCAGCCTACCAGATGGCCCCTTTAGCCATGGGTTTATTAGAAGGTTATAACACCATGGATAGTTTAGCCGGGCTAGCCTTTGGGATTATTATTATTCAATCCATCCGTGACTTTGGCATCCAACAACCTCGGCAAATCTCCCGAGAAGTGATGACCTCTGGCAGCCTAAGCATTCTCTTGATGGCTTTCATCTATATTGCCCTAGCCTTACTAGGAACCCACAGCTTACAGTTTATCCCCTTATCCGTAAACGGCGGCCAGGCTTTGTCACTGATTACCCGTCACTATTTTGGTTTAGCGGGACAGGTCCTCTTAGCAGTGATGATCACCGTAGCTTGTTTAAAGACCGCCATCGGTTTAGTCGTGGCCCTAGCAGAAACTTTTGCTACCTTTCACTTTTTTAATCTCAAGCAAAAGCACTGGACCATTATCGCCTGCCTTTTAGCTTTTCTGGTAGCCAATATCGGCTTTGATGCCATTCTATCCTTATCCCTGCCAGTATTGATGTTACTTTATCCTTTAGCCTGTGTTTTAATCTTACTTAGTCTCTTACCTCAGAGCTGGCAAAGTCCCGCTCTCTACCAAGTTACTATGGCGGTGACCTTCATCCCAGCCTGCTTAGACTTTATCAAGGCTTCGCCTGATTTTATTAGCCAAAGCGCCCTAGGAAGCACTCTAACCCAATGGGCCAGTCATTACCTACCCTTCTTCGACCTCGGTTTTGCCTGGCTTCTGCCAGCCACGATAACCATTGTCCTTTGCTTAATAGGTCAAAAGATCAGTAAAACGACCACTTAA
- the casB gene encoding type I-E CRISPR-associated protein Cse2/CasB, with amino-acid sequence MTETKEKQVSVYQVTARMLDDLNRNNGTATSKAYLARLRQSIGKPLSQTVDIWPLLFQYLPEEFLSKSGQTTSEQKAILTTLQLYALYHQGSSIGEARLNSQEKATNIGASLSYLRREKDQRVASDRRFNTLITATDFTELIYYLRQMVKLLKGKSQGQVVINYPRLAEDLYWYLRGYEENVRIRWAQSYYKNREEGVNSDEE; translated from the coding sequence ATGACTGAAACAAAAGAAAAGCAGGTATCTGTTTACCAAGTAACAGCTAGAATGCTTGATGATTTGAACCGAAATAATGGGACTGCTACTAGTAAAGCGTATCTCGCTAGATTACGCCAATCAATTGGCAAACCTTTGAGTCAGACGGTTGATATTTGGCCATTATTATTTCAATATCTACCAGAAGAATTTTTAAGCAAAAGTGGGCAAACAACCTCAGAACAAAAGGCGATATTAACGACATTGCAACTCTATGCTCTATATCATCAAGGTAGCTCTATTGGAGAGGCCAGATTAAATAGTCAGGAAAAAGCAACTAATATTGGCGCTTCTTTATCCTATTTGCGAAGAGAAAAGGACCAACGAGTTGCTAGCGATCGCCGTTTTAATACTTTAATTACAGCAACGGATTTTACAGAATTAATTTATTATTTACGCCAAATGGTTAAATTATTAAAAGGAAAATCGCAGGGGCAAGTAGTTATTAACTATCCACGTTTGGCCGAAGATCTTTACTGGTATTTGAGAGGATACGAAGAAAATGTACGTATTCGTTGGGCGCAAAGTTACTATAAGAACAGAGAAGAAGGAGTAAATAGTGATGAAGAATAA
- a CDS encoding D-2-hydroxyacid dehydrogenase, translated as MTKIIVYAVTAEEKPLVEAWASRHQVEVKLVTEELTVDTVDLAAGFDGVSTSQVPRIEEPIFSRLHDLGIKQIAQRSAGVDMYDLDQAKENGIIITNVPTYSPVSIAEYTLGTIIYLNRRLNNILPRTKAHNFSRSPEVRGRVLKDLTLAVIGAGHIGQELARIYAGLGGKVVAYDIAPDPAAEKYLSFVDSVEDAVAQADIVSLHMPLTKDNYHMFDADLLAQCKEGTILVNNGRGALVDTDALLAAIDSGHIASAALDTYEAEGPYVFKDWSDKTVEDERLKTLINHSKVLYTPHLAYYTDDAIKALVDGGLDSTLEVIETGDAKNRVN; from the coding sequence ATGACTAAAATTATCGTTTATGCTGTGACTGCTGAAGAGAAACCTTTGGTAGAAGCCTGGGCCAGTCGTCATCAAGTTGAGGTGAAACTGGTAACAGAAGAGTTGACAGTGGATACGGTGGACTTGGCGGCAGGTTTTGACGGAGTGTCGACATCCCAAGTGCCTCGGATTGAAGAACCGATTTTTTCGCGTTTACATGACTTAGGCATTAAACAAATCGCCCAACGCTCAGCCGGTGTGGATATGTATGACTTAGACCAAGCCAAGGAAAATGGCATTATTATTACCAATGTGCCTACCTATTCCCCTGTTTCTATTGCCGAATACACCTTGGGAACAATTATTTACTTAAACCGGCGTTTGAATAATATTCTGCCACGGACCAAGGCCCACAATTTCTCGCGGTCTCCTGAGGTGCGCGGTCGGGTCTTAAAAGACTTAACCTTAGCTGTCATTGGGGCCGGTCATATTGGTCAAGAATTAGCTCGCATTTATGCTGGCCTTGGGGGTAAGGTTGTTGCTTATGATATTGCTCCTGACCCAGCGGCCGAAAAATACTTAAGCTTTGTCGATTCGGTGGAAGACGCGGTAGCTCAAGCCGATATTGTCAGCCTCCATATGCCCTTAACCAAGGATAATTACCATATGTTTGATGCTGACTTATTGGCCCAATGTAAGGAAGGAACTATTCTGGTTAATAATGGTCGGGGAGCTTTAGTAGATACCGATGCCTTGCTAGCAGCTATTGATTCCGGTCACATTGCTTCAGCCGCTTTGGATACCTATGAAGCGGAAGGCCCTTATGTCTTCAAAGATTGGAGCGACAAAACTGTTGAGGATGAACGGCTAAAGACGCTGATTAACCATTCTAAGGTTCTCTACACCCCTCACTTGGCCTACTACACGGATGATGCCATTAAGGCCTTGGTCGATGGTGGCTTAGACAGTACCCTGGAAGTGATAGAAACGGGTGACGCTAAGAATCGGGTTAACTAA
- a CDS encoding exodeoxyribonuclease III, whose translation MKFISWNIDSLNAALTSDSNRAQLSRQVLETIDQYDPDVIAIQETKLSAKGPTKKHQEALAEWFPDYNNAWVSSVEPARKSYAGNMVLYKNHLEPSISYPKIGAPDTMDSEGRIITLDFGPFYFTQVYTPNAGNGLKRLEERQVWDEKYAQYLSQLDQEKPLIATGDFNVAHKEIDLAHPENNHKSAGFTDEERSGFTKLLAHGFTDTFRHIHGDVEGVYSWWAQRVKTSKINNSGWRIDYFLVSDRIADAVEKSEMIDSGTRQDHTPIYLEISDEIRAGD comes from the coding sequence ATGAAATTTATCTCATGGAATATTGATTCTTTAAATGCCGCCTTAACTAGCGATTCCAATCGGGCCCAATTGTCACGCCAAGTTTTGGAGACCATTGACCAATATGATCCGGACGTTATTGCTATTCAAGAAACCAAACTATCCGCCAAGGGACCTACTAAAAAACACCAAGAAGCCTTGGCAGAGTGGTTTCCTGACTATAATAATGCCTGGGTCAGTTCCGTCGAACCCGCCCGTAAATCCTATGCCGGAAACATGGTTCTCTACAAAAACCACTTGGAACCAAGTATTTCTTACCCTAAGATAGGTGCTCCGGATACTATGGATTCTGAGGGACGGATTATTACCCTTGATTTTGGACCCTTTTACTTTACCCAAGTGTATACCCCTAATGCGGGCAATGGCTTGAAACGTTTAGAAGAACGCCAAGTTTGGGATGAAAAATATGCCCAATACTTGAGTCAACTGGACCAAGAAAAGCCCCTTATTGCTACGGGGGACTTTAATGTGGCGCATAAAGAAATCGACTTGGCTCATCCGGAAAATAATCATAAATCAGCCGGTTTTACTGATGAAGAACGGTCTGGTTTTACCAAGCTATTAGCCCATGGTTTTACTGATACTTTCCGTCACATTCATGGCGATGTAGAAGGTGTCTATAGCTGGTGGGCACAAAGGGTTAAAACCAGCAAAATCAATAACTCAGGCTGGCGGATTGATTACTTCCTGGTCAGTGATCGTATTGCTGATGCTGTTGAAAAGTCGGAAATGATTGATTCCGGCACCCGCCAAGACCACACCCCAATTTATTTAGAGATTTCTGATGAAATTAGAGCAGGGGACTAG
- a CDS encoding glutathione S-transferase C-terminal domain-containing protein has product MTTVYAKDYDYPVESGRYQLVVSQSCPFAQRTDIVRSLLGLNDVIGKSLTSPIKTDKIWDFSNQARGKDAVLDVEYLSELYHNTKSEYEGPYSVPALIDLTSKKVVNQESLDIIKDFSTRFKDLGTSQVGDLYPKDQRQAIDQCFDWVGTDLIGAPTKAHKASDQADYEQYADQFFDRLAEIDQALADHDYLVGDHLTLADVVLYTPLVRFDTTYYTAFQVNKYRLSDFPNLWSHLQKLHQIPAFQQSTNFQAIKEGTYLGKNGRDSFDKEVLPQGPVLDMWEVK; this is encoded by the coding sequence ATGACAACCGTTTATGCCAAAGATTATGATTACCCAGTTGAGAGTGGACGTTATCAGTTAGTTGTTTCCCAGTCTTGTCCCTTTGCGCAAAGAACAGATATCGTGCGTTCTTTATTAGGCTTGAACGATGTGATTGGAAAATCTCTCACCTCACCCATTAAAACCGATAAGATTTGGGACTTTTCTAACCAAGCAAGGGGTAAAGATGCTGTCTTAGATGTGGAATATTTGAGTGAACTCTACCATAATACCAAGTCTGAATATGAAGGGCCCTATTCAGTACCAGCCCTGATTGACTTGACCAGCAAAAAAGTGGTCAACCAAGAATCCCTCGACATTATCAAAGATTTTTCTACTCGCTTTAAGGATTTAGGGACGAGTCAAGTGGGGGACTTGTATCCCAAAGACCAACGTCAAGCGATTGACCAATGCTTTGACTGGGTGGGTACTGACTTAATTGGAGCTCCGACTAAAGCCCATAAGGCCAGTGACCAAGCAGACTATGAGCAATATGCTGACCAATTTTTCGATCGCTTAGCAGAGATTGACCAGGCCTTAGCTGACCACGATTATTTAGTGGGCGACCACTTGACTCTAGCGGATGTGGTTCTCTACACTCCTTTAGTTCGTTTTGATACCACTTATTACACGGCCTTTCAGGTCAATAAATACCGCCTAAGTGATTTTCCCAATTTATGGAGTCATTTACAGAAATTACATCAAATCCCAGCCTTCCAGCAATCGACTAACTTTCAAGCCATCAAGGAAGGCACCTACCTGGGTAAGAATGGGCGCGATTCCTTTGATAAAGAAGTCCTCCCCCAAGGGCCAGTTTTGGATATGTGGGAAGTGAAATAA